One Denticeps clupeoides chromosome 10, fDenClu1.1, whole genome shotgun sequence genomic window carries:
- the mafba gene encoding transcription factor MafB, with protein sequence MPQRALLPRWRTYRDSCMRPGGRERQKSITYACLQHRDAAMSAELAMGPEMPTSPLALEYVNDFDLMKFDVKKEALAGLDRSGVRQCNRLQAQGSVSSTPISTPCSSVPSSPSFSPTEQKSHLEELYWMPNGAYPPQIDPQTLSLTPEDAVEALIGAAAHGHPPPGHVQQLQPGAYESFRAGHHHHGHGHAQQHHHQFAGMAHHPDDLPGHSGAHGHAHGGQHHHHHGQDPDSPSPTSPGAHQQLHHRHHHHHHPHAPPGQQGHHGAAGVLNVEDRFSDDQLVSMSVRELNRHLRGFTKDEVIRLKQKRRTLKNRGYAQSCRFKRVQQKHVLENEKTQLLNQVEQLKQEIGRLARERDAYKLKCEKLAGSASDTPSSPEFFM encoded by the coding sequence ATGCCACAGCGCGCGCTCCTGCCGCGGTGGAGGACTTATAGAGACTCGTGCATGAGACCGGGCGGCCGGGAGAGACAGAAGTCCATCACGTACGCCTGCCTGCAGCACCGAGACGCCGCCATGAGCGCGGAGCTCGCCATGGGCCCCGAGATGCCCACCAGTCCCCTGGCTTTGGAATACGTCAACGACTTCGACCTGATGAAGTTCGACGTGAAGAAGGAGGCCCTGGCGGGACTCGACCGGTCCGGCGTGCGCCAGTGCAACCGCCTCCAGGCGCAGGGCTCGGTGTCCTCCACCCCGATCAGCACCCCCTGCAGCTCGGTGCCCTCCTCCCCGAGCTTCAGCCCCACGGAGCAGAAGAGCCACCTGGAGGAGCTCTACTGGATGCCCAACGGCGCCTACCCGCCGCAGATCGACCCGCAGACGCTGAGCCTGACGCCCGAGGACGCGGTGGAGGCGCTGATCGGCGCCGCGGCCCACGGCCACCCGCCCCCGGGGCACGTGCAGCAGCTCCAGCCAGGGGCCTACGAGAGCTTCCGGGcgggccaccaccaccacggccACGGCCACGCgcagcagcaccaccaccagtTCGCCGGCATGGCCCACCACCCCGACGACCTGCCGGGCCACTCCGGGGCGCACGGCCACGCGCACGGCggccagcaccaccaccaccacggccAGGACCCCGACAGCCCGTCCCCGACCTCGCCCGGCGCccaccagcagctccaccaccgccaccaccaccaccaccacccccacgcGCCCCCCGGCCAGCAGGGCCACCACGGCGCCGCCGGCGTCCTCAACGTGGAGGACCGCTTCTCCGACGACCAGCTGGTGTCCATGTCCGTGCGCGAGCTCAACCGGCACCTGCGCGGCTTCACCAAGGACGAGGTGATCCGCCTGAAGCAGAAGCGGCGGACCCTGAAGAACCGCGGCTACGCGCAGTCGTGCCGCTTCAAGCGCGTGCAGCAGAAGCACGTGCTGGAGAACGAGAAGACGCAGCTGCTCAACCAGGTGGAGCAGCTGAAGCAGGAGATCGGGCGGCTGGCGCGGGAGCGCGACGCCTACAAACTCAAGTGCGAGAAGCTGGCGGGCTCGGCCAGCGACACCCCGTCCTCGCCCGAGTTCTTCATGTGA